In Oscillatoria acuminata PCC 6304, a single window of DNA contains:
- a CDS encoding XisI protein, whose product MEIEKYRKLIKTIVEKQGDCDSDDCEVETQIAFDVERDRYLMFHVGWRGEKRVFGCVIHLEIREGKIWIQRDGTEIGIANELIAAGVPKSDIVLGYRSPYMRKFTELAVR is encoded by the coding sequence ATGGAGATAGAGAAATATAGAAAATTAATTAAAACAATTGTCGAAAAACAGGGTGATTGCGATAGTGATGATTGCGAAGTAGAGACTCAAATTGCTTTCGATGTTGAGCGCGATCGCTATCTGATGTTTCATGTCGGGTGGCGTGGAGAGAAACGAGTGTTTGGATGTGTTATTCACCTGGAGATTAGGGAGGGAAAAATTTGGATTCAACGAGATGGAACTGAGATAGGGATAGCTAATGAGTTAATTGCAGCTGGAGTGCCTAAGTCTGATATCGTGCTTGGATACAGGTCACCTTATATGCGTAAATTTACAGAGTTGGCGGTGAGGTAG
- a CDS encoding helix-turn-helix domain-containing protein, producing MTEAIGKKAIIASRIREARKMAGLSQAQVAQILGLHRPSISEIEAANRSVSAEEIAQLAEIFDVSASWLIGEGVDKIDVHDNKLQLAARELQKLKPEDLDRLLTLLASMRTGGNQQ from the coding sequence ATGACCGAAGCAATAGGAAAAAAAGCAATTATCGCTTCCCGCATTCGTGAAGCTCGCAAGATGGCGGGGCTCTCTCAAGCTCAAGTAGCACAAATACTGGGTCTTCATAGACCATCAATCTCAGAAATAGAAGCTGCTAACAGAAGTGTTTCGGCTGAAGAGATTGCACAGCTTGCTGAAATTTTTGATGTCAGCGCGTCGTGGTTAATCGGTGAGGGCGTGGACAAAATTGATGTCCATGACAACAAACTCCAGCTTGCAGCCAGAGAACTACAGAAGCTTAAGCCAGAAGACCTTGATCGGCTTCTAACGCTACTTGCCTCAATGCGAACTGGGGGAAACCAACAGTGA
- a CDS encoding tetratricopeptide repeat protein, whose product MNKQLVKTGSNSVKIGISVLLMMAGMGVGSGNSRVLAQEGLEDFSHWAGLCRTFLEQGQYEEAVAACDAAIALNTNDPIVWSDRGDALFALTQYAEAVASYNQAIERDPNNSLLLTKRCSGAVELSQYEEAIASCDTALRMDNNWETQSPAVAWYHRGVALSRSGQIEEALTSYEWAIKINPNYSIALARRCAILSELGQGAEALTACDRALQVNQNWGTLNPAVAWANKARLLKSQRRYDEALAAYDRALGLEPNDAASWTEQGIILGILGRHPEAQLSFQWAVKINPQSSFTLLHQCANLNRLGSYEPAKAACEMALQEGDGNWGDLGPAYAWVQLANALTGLENYEESLAASNKAIGLNPQLADAWSNRSVPLWHLNREQEALAATERAIAVAPGSSLAWFNQGRILTGLGRYDEAVDAYNRALRGDANVGDRPTMADIWVNQSAVLYRLERYTEAVASADSALGMTPESAPALYNRALGLMALRRYGEAVTTYERAIQINAENADFWAGKGIALRFLEEYGDALAATQKALELNPTHSQALINQEIIMEEMNKPNPTSQN is encoded by the coding sequence ATGAATAAACAGCTTGTAAAAACCGGAAGCAATTCAGTAAAAATCGGGATATCTGTTCTATTGATGATGGCTGGAATGGGGGTGGGAAGCGGCAACTCTCGGGTATTGGCACAGGAGGGGTTAGAGGATTTTTCCCATTGGGCGGGGTTATGTCGAACCTTCCTGGAACAAGGGCAATATGAGGAGGCAGTGGCCGCCTGTGATGCTGCGATCGCCTTAAATACCAATGACCCCATCGTTTGGAGCGATCGCGGGGATGCCTTATTTGCCTTAACCCAGTATGCCGAAGCCGTCGCCTCCTACAACCAAGCCATTGAACGCGACCCCAACAATTCCCTATTACTCACAAAACGCTGTTCCGGGGCAGTCGAACTCAGTCAATATGAAGAAGCGATCGCCTCCTGTGACACTGCCTTACGCATGGATAACAACTGGGAAACCCAATCCCCTGCGGTCGCCTGGTATCATCGCGGAGTCGCCTTAAGTCGTTCGGGTCAAATCGAAGAAGCCCTCACTTCTTACGAATGGGCAATTAAAATTAATCCCAATTATTCCATCGCCTTGGCAAGACGATGCGCCATTCTCTCGGAATTGGGACAAGGTGCAGAAGCACTGACGGCTTGCGATCGCGCCTTGCAAGTCAATCAAAATTGGGGCACCCTCAACCCCGCTGTTGCGTGGGCGAACAAAGCCAGACTGCTCAAATCCCAAAGACGCTATGACGAAGCCTTAGCTGCCTACGATCGCGCCTTGGGATTGGAACCCAATGATGCTGCATCCTGGACGGAACAAGGGATTATCCTCGGCATCCTTGGTAGACACCCCGAAGCGCAACTCTCCTTCCAATGGGCAGTTAAAATCAATCCCCAATCTTCCTTTACCTTGCTGCATCAATGCGCCAACTTGAACCGATTAGGCAGCTATGAACCGGCAAAAGCGGCTTGTGAAATGGCACTGCAGGAGGGAGATGGCAACTGGGGAGACTTGGGACCGGCTTATGCCTGGGTACAGTTAGCCAATGCGCTTACGGGACTGGAAAACTATGAAGAATCCCTGGCTGCTTCTAATAAGGCGATCGGGCTTAATCCCCAGTTAGCCGATGCTTGGAGTAATCGCAGCGTCCCCCTGTGGCATTTGAACCGAGAACAAGAAGCCTTAGCCGCTACGGAACGGGCGATCGCAGTCGCCCCGGGGTCATCCTTAGCTTGGTTTAATCAAGGGCGAATTCTCACCGGATTAGGCCGATATGACGAAGCCGTGGATGCGTACAATCGCGCTTTGAGAGGGGATGCCAACGTAGGCGATCGGCCCACAATGGCGGATATTTGGGTAAATCAGAGTGCGGTCCTCTATCGCTTAGAACGCTATACCGAAGCAGTCGCCTCCGCTGACAGCGCCCTAGGAATGACCCCCGAATCCGCCCCCGCCCTCTACAATCGCGCCCTCGGACTAATGGCATTGCGCCGCTATGGGGAGGCGGTTACAACTTACGAACGTGCTATCCAAATTAATGCTGAAAATGCTGATTTTTGGGCGGGGAAAGGCATCGCCCTGAGATTTTTAGAAGAATATGGGGATGCTTTAGCAGCGACCCAAAAAGCGTTGGAACTCAATCCGACTCATTCTCAGGCGTTGATTAATCAAGAAATTATTATGGAGGAGATGAATAAGCCGAATCCGACTTCTCAGAATTAG
- a CDS encoding thymidylate synthase, whose translation MNNNVPPLIEETNLSRAWARAFLHIIHNPGKEISPLLITLTGFTNGVPDENKGIRDALDDSLLANSKQKVETVANTIFPAAYWRVSKHNRQKLFDIYIKNLPRIKALARSKNRRGIYFERLIAFGSCPENGNQLEYIISQYNSRPGVRRSMFQASVFDPARDHVSSAQLPFPCLQHLSFVPQGNSLTVNAFYATQQIYEKAYGNYLGLCRLGDFMAHEMGLTLGRMNCFVGVAKLDTITKSHHSLTTLINAAQNGLHITTAQQTGEGIKHGN comes from the coding sequence ATGAATAACAATGTGCCTCCCTTAATTGAAGAAACAAACCTCTCCCGTGCTTGGGCTCGTGCTTTTCTACACATCATCCATAATCCTGGCAAGGAGATTTCACCGCTGCTGATAACCTTAACAGGTTTTACTAATGGGGTCCCAGACGAAAATAAAGGAATTCGAGATGCACTCGACGATAGCCTCTTAGCTAACAGCAAGCAAAAAGTAGAAACAGTCGCAAACACGATCTTTCCTGCCGCTTACTGGCGGGTATCTAAACATAACCGCCAAAAGTTATTTGATATCTATATCAAAAATTTACCCAGAATTAAGGCTCTTGCTCGCTCAAAAAATCGACGTGGTATTTACTTTGAAAGGCTCATAGCATTTGGTTCATGCCCTGAAAATGGTAACCAACTTGAATACATTATTTCTCAGTACAACTCGCGACCAGGAGTTAGAAGAAGTATGTTCCAAGCATCGGTCTTTGATCCTGCACGAGATCACGTTTCCAGTGCCCAACTTCCTTTTCCTTGCCTTCAACATCTGAGCTTTGTACCACAGGGCAATAGCCTCACGGTCAACGCTTTCTATGCTACTCAACAGATATATGAGAAAGCCTACGGTAACTACTTGGGTCTTTGTAGACTGGGTGATTTTATGGCTCATGAAATGGGATTGACGTTGGGGCGTATGAACTGCTTCGTTGGTGTAGCCAAGCTGGACACTATTACCAAGTCACATCACAGCCTAACTACCCTCATAAATGCAGCTCAAAATGGGTTGCACATAACAACTGCTCAACAGACAGGCGAGGGAATAAAACATGGTAACTAA
- a CDS encoding nucleoside triphosphate pyrophosphohydrolase family protein has product MDFRQYQEEALKTDHIPAENDTKIIVPLLGLAGEAGELLSEYKKYLRDGEAHKLFPERVAEELGDLLWYIANLSSKFNLNLEEIAEGNIQKCRDRWGWRDLVETGAYIFDSDFPEHERLPRQFVVKITEVSENNSVKMKAFINGEQIGNDLTDNSYSSDGYRFHDIFHFSYAAVLGWSPVIRSNLKCKRKSDSKTDEVEDGGRAIAIEEGISALVFSYANKHNFLEGVKTLDYELLKTIKNMTEHLEVANCSLGDWEKAILNGYEVWRQVEKKRGGNVVVNLDERSIIYQDN; this is encoded by the coding sequence ATGGATTTTCGCCAATATCAAGAAGAAGCACTCAAGACGGATCATATTCCTGCTGAAAATGATACCAAAATAATTGTACCCCTGCTCGGTCTAGCAGGTGAAGCAGGTGAGTTACTCAGTGAGTACAAAAAGTACCTCCGTGACGGCGAAGCTCATAAGCTTTTCCCTGAACGGGTTGCAGAAGAATTGGGCGATCTACTTTGGTATATTGCTAATTTATCTAGCAAGTTTAATCTTAATTTGGAAGAAATTGCGGAAGGTAATATTCAAAAATGCCGCGATCGTTGGGGATGGAGAGATTTAGTAGAAACAGGTGCGTACATATTTGACAGTGATTTTCCAGAACATGAGCGCTTACCACGTCAGTTTGTGGTTAAAATTACGGAGGTAAGTGAAAATAACTCAGTCAAGATGAAAGCATTTATTAATGGAGAACAGATTGGAAACGATCTTACTGATAACTCATACTCAAGCGATGGCTACCGCTTTCACGACATTTTTCATTTCTCCTATGCCGCAGTTTTGGGTTGGTCGCCAGTCATTCGTAGTAATCTTAAATGTAAGCGAAAAAGCGATTCCAAAACTGACGAAGTTGAAGATGGCGGTCGTGCAATAGCCATTGAGGAAGGTATATCAGCACTCGTGTTTAGCTATGCCAACAAGCACAACTTCTTAGAAGGAGTTAAAACTCTGGATTACGAACTTCTGAAAACTATCAAAAATATGACCGAACACTTAGAAGTTGCTAATTGTTCGCTTGGGGATTGGGAAAAGGCTATCCTGAACGGGTACGAAGTTTGGCGACAGGTAGAAAAAAAGCGCGGTGGAAATGTTGTTGTAAACCTTGATGAACGCTCGATAATCTATCAAGATAATTGA
- a CDS encoding ImmA/IrrE family metallo-endopeptidase: MSNQMQVLAQQAMLKSIDVRNQAGFDLNSPICIYGLCDKLKVKVRFVDISMEGIYLKGEEPEILLSALRPLPRRNFTCAHELGHHIFGHSSTIDELIEDSDKPKTFNPDEFLVDSFAGFLLMPILAVRKAFVSRGWDVAEATPVQIFTIACSFGVGYKTLIDHMTYALKMMSRSQAALLLKSTPKAIRQEILGRSSTDPLIVANAQWSLPTIDAEVGSQLLLPSLAEATKNTITVQADLPLGRLFRANRPGIVRVHCPNNKWAVFVRVSRYQFVGLSKYRHLEEVEDE, translated from the coding sequence GTGAGTAATCAGATGCAAGTATTGGCTCAACAAGCAATGCTTAAATCAATTGATGTGCGGAATCAAGCAGGATTTGATCTTAATAGCCCTATTTGCATCTATGGCTTGTGCGACAAGCTGAAGGTGAAAGTCCGGTTTGTTGACATCAGTATGGAAGGAATATACCTCAAAGGAGAGGAACCAGAAATTCTGCTTTCAGCGTTAAGACCCCTTCCAAGGCGGAATTTTACCTGTGCCCATGAGCTTGGACATCACATTTTTGGGCATAGTTCGACGATTGATGAACTCATAGAAGACTCAGACAAACCTAAGACTTTTAATCCAGACGAGTTTCTAGTTGACTCCTTTGCAGGTTTCCTACTCATGCCGATTTTAGCTGTGCGGAAAGCCTTCGTTTCGCGGGGATGGGATGTTGCTGAAGCAACGCCAGTTCAAATTTTTACAATCGCCTGTAGTTTTGGTGTTGGCTACAAAACTTTGATCGATCACATGACTTATGCTCTAAAAATGATGAGTCGCTCGCAGGCGGCCTTGCTTCTTAAATCTACTCCTAAAGCTATCCGACAAGAAATTCTGGGGCGCTCATCAACAGACCCGTTAATCGTTGCTAATGCACAGTGGTCACTGCCTACAATAGATGCCGAGGTTGGAAGTCAGCTTTTACTGCCATCCTTGGCAGAGGCTACAAAGAATACTATTACTGTTCAAGCAGATCTTCCTTTAGGACGCCTCTTTCGAGCTAACCGTCCTGGGATCGTGCGCGTCCACTGCCCCAACAACAAATGGGCAGTATTTGTTCGCGTTTCGCGTTATCAGTTTGTTGGACTAAGTAAATATCGTCACCTTGAGGAGGTCGAAGATGAATAA
- a CDS encoding pentapeptide repeat-containing protein, whose product MNMKKSRLPIPIFCYWLLVIGHWSLFCLIFLPNPVFAARGSDVAKLEETGQCTRCNLQEANLMGAQLQGADMSDSNLRLANLRGAKLDGANFSRSRMFQADLSNATLGSATLEQAHLEKAIFNGATLFRANLHQANLEKAELLGANLNSANLELANLKEANLENADLQDATLPLANLEKANLKNANLKNANLSGANLKRVNLENANLESANLSSTNLEEAKLFRTNLKGTILNGETILDSKWQFIWTVVNQPLAGQTLAGSDLSGANLEAMNLTGINLEGANLEGTSLFMSNLERANLTGVNLSQSYLHYTDLTSANLVGANLHRADLRHSILLGTDLTRADLSHANFKGANLQDSNLFAANLEQSDLGNVNLLGANLGNANLRNILINEETAIESRWLFILDLIKQGAENQDLTEANLVEANLSGINLKGARLANANLQGADLSLANLETAHLFGANLQNANLSGANLTGANLGGANLTGANLEGVNLSQVYLCNAIMPNGIENRCNSEETNPNQ is encoded by the coding sequence ATGAATATGAAAAAATCCCGCCTGCCTATTCCCATTTTTTGTTATTGGTTGTTGGTCATTGGTCATTGGTCCTTATTTTGCCTAATTTTTCTCCCGAATCCTGTCTTTGCTGCCCGGGGTTCGGATGTCGCTAAATTGGAAGAAACGGGTCAATGTACGCGCTGTAACCTCCAAGAAGCAAACCTGATGGGGGCGCAACTCCAAGGTGCAGATATGTCCGACTCTAATTTGAGATTGGCGAATCTTAGAGGCGCGAAACTGGATGGGGCGAACTTCTCGCGATCGCGAATGTTCCAAGCGGATTTAAGCAATGCCACCCTCGGCAGCGCCACCCTGGAACAAGCCCACTTAGAAAAAGCTATATTCAACGGGGCAACCTTATTTAGAGCCAACCTCCATCAAGCAAATTTAGAAAAGGCCGAACTCTTAGGCGCTAATCTCAATTCCGCTAATTTAGAACTTGCCAATTTAAAAGAAGCTAATTTAGAAAATGCCGATTTACAAGACGCCACTCTCCCTCTGGCTAATTTAGAAAAAGCCAATTTAAAAAATGCTAATTTAAAAAATGCCAACTTATCCGGCGCTAATTTAAAACGAGTTAACTTAGAAAATGCCAACCTAGAAAGCGCAAATCTCAGTAGTACAAACTTAGAAGAAGCCAAACTATTTAGAACCAATCTCAAAGGGACTATCCTGAATGGTGAAACAATTCTCGATAGTAAATGGCAGTTTATTTGGACCGTTGTCAATCAACCCTTAGCCGGTCAAACCCTTGCCGGAAGTGACTTATCCGGCGCAAATCTCGAAGCGATGAACTTAACCGGCATCAATTTGGAGGGAGCCAACTTGGAGGGCACTTCCTTATTTATGTCTAACTTAGAACGGGCGAATCTGACGGGAGTCAATTTAAGCCAATCTTATCTCCATTATACGGATTTAACTTCAGCCAATCTCGTCGGGGCAAATCTGCATCGGGCGGATTTACGTCATAGCATTTTATTGGGAACTGATTTAACTCGGGCGGATTTGAGTCATGCCAATTTCAAGGGAGCAAATCTGCAAGATAGTAATCTATTTGCAGCCAATTTAGAACAATCTGATTTAGGCAACGTTAACCTATTGGGGGCAAATTTAGGAAATGCCAATCTGCGAAATATTTTAATTAATGAAGAAACAGCTATAGAAAGTCGATGGCTGTTTATTTTAGACTTAATCAAACAGGGGGCGGAAAACCAAGATTTAACCGAGGCAAATCTGGTGGAAGCCAATTTAAGTGGGATTAACTTAAAAGGGGCGAGATTGGCAAATGCCAATTTGCAAGGAGCGGATTTAAGTCTAGCCAATCTGGAAACCGCCCATTTATTTGGGGCGAACCTGCAAAATGCCAATTTAAGTGGAGCGAATTTAACCGGAGCAAATCTGGGCGGGGCAAATTTGACCGGCGCAAATTTAGAAGGGGTGAATTTGAGTCAGGTTTATTTGTGTAACGCGATTATGCCCAATGGCATCGAAAATCGCTGTAATTCGGAAGAAACTAATCCAAACCAATGA
- a CDS encoding XisH family protein, whose product MSAKDIFHTVVRSALEKEGWTITDDPIYLKVDEDRLYVDLGAENNLLGAERSGQKIAVEIKSFLGLSLITDFHSAIGQSWNYKVVLAEQQPDRVLYLAVPEDIYEEFFTRRLAQMSVTRMQLNLLVFNPIREEIVLWR is encoded by the coding sequence ATGTCTGCAAAAGATATCTTTCATACCGTTGTACGTTCAGCACTGGAAAAGGAAGGGTGGACGATTACTGACGATCCTATTTATCTTAAAGTAGATGAAGACAGGTTGTATGTTGATTTAGGGGCTGAAAATAACCTCTTGGGAGCAGAAAGATCCGGGCAGAAAATAGCAGTAGAAATTAAAAGTTTTTTAGGTCTTTCATTAATTACTGATTTTCACTCAGCCATCGGTCAATCTTGGAACTATAAAGTAGTTTTAGCAGAACAACAGCCAGATAGAGTTCTTTATTTAGCAGTTCCAGAAGATATTTATGAAGAATTTTTCACTCGACGTTTGGCTCAAATGTCAGTGACACGGATGCAATTGAACTTGCTTGTATTTAATCCAATTAGAGAGGAAATTGTATTATGGAGATAG
- a CDS encoding nucleotide kinase domain-containing protein: MVTKRRKQVSEIEQNKQLTLEFGEYGNELSSAPEIISHILPAKPTAVFNTYWRFAAERQKIFFKKLEKAPMPWTDDPILSIYKFTNAYRASDRVSQYLIRHVIYQDELPSSLNEVFFRVILFKIFNKIETWQLLEDKLGSIIYAEYSFERYDQVLTDAIQSGQTIYSAAYIMPSGATSFGNAAKHRNHLKLIELMMANDLPKKLADAKTMHQGFDLLRDYPTIGDFLAYQFITDVNYSEITNFSEMEFVIPGPGALDGIRKCFSDLGGLNESEIIKFMADIQESEFERLGLNFQSLWGRKLQLIDCQNLFCEVDKYARMKHPDISGISGRTRIKQKYSGKGQPLDYWYPPKWGINQAIKESKKIKADI; the protein is encoded by the coding sequence ATGGTAACTAAACGTCGAAAACAGGTCAGTGAAATCGAACAAAACAAACAATTAACTCTTGAATTTGGAGAGTATGGTAACGAACTAAGTTCTGCACCAGAGATCATTTCACATATTCTTCCAGCCAAGCCGACTGCTGTCTTCAATACTTACTGGCGATTTGCTGCCGAACGGCAAAAAATCTTTTTCAAAAAGCTAGAAAAAGCACCGATGCCTTGGACTGATGATCCAATTCTTTCGATATATAAATTTACTAATGCCTACCGCGCATCAGATCGTGTAAGCCAGTACCTAATACGCCATGTCATCTACCAGGATGAGCTTCCGTCATCACTTAATGAGGTGTTCTTTAGAGTTATCCTATTCAAAATCTTCAACAAAATAGAAACGTGGCAGCTTTTGGAGGACAAGCTCGGTTCCATTATTTACGCGGAATATTCCTTTGAACGCTATGATCAAGTTCTTACTGATGCCATTCAGTCAGGTCAAACCATCTATTCTGCGGCATACATCATGCCGTCAGGGGCAACAAGCTTCGGAAACGCTGCAAAACACCGCAATCACCTCAAGCTAATCGAGTTGATGATGGCTAATGATTTACCAAAAAAACTTGCCGATGCTAAAACTATGCATCAAGGATTCGATTTGCTACGTGACTATCCAACTATCGGCGATTTCTTGGCATACCAGTTCATTACTGATGTTAACTATAGCGAAATTACTAACTTTAGCGAGATGGAATTTGTTATTCCTGGACCAGGGGCGCTAGATGGGATTCGCAAATGCTTTTCTGACCTCGGTGGACTTAACGAATCAGAAATTATAAAGTTTATGGCAGATATTCAAGAGTCTGAGTTTGAGCGGCTAGGGCTCAATTTTCAGTCTCTCTGGGGAAGGAAGTTGCAATTGATCGATTGCCAAAATCTATTCTGTGAGGTCGATAAATATGCTCGAATGAAACATCCTGATATTTCAGGAATATCAGGTCGGACTCGCATAAAACAGAAGTATTCAGGTAAAGGACAACCACTAGATTACTGGTATCCACCCAAGTGGGGAATTAACCAAGCTATTAAGGAATCCAAAAAAATCAAGGCTGATATTTAG